The Panicum virgatum strain AP13 chromosome 3N, P.virgatum_v5, whole genome shotgun sequence genome includes the window GTGAAGGGCGGCGCCGCGCGTTCGCCGTTCGGATTACGTGGTCCGTCTCCTCCCAGGAGTCGACAtcgccacgcgcgccgccggccggctgctCTGGCCCGTGCGACCGGCGGCCAGCGAAAGGAAAGCCGAGCCAGCCGGTCGCATTGAATTGGATGGACTTGCCCTTCTCTCAGGGCCGCCGCGGCCCTTTGCCTGTTACGCACTAGcgcggccggcacggcacggcatcGCACGCGCCGACGCGCGGCGGGGACTCGGGAACCACCACCGGCGTCGTGCGGGTCCCCATGGCAACGTCCGGCCGTCCGGCCCGAGCGCCGCGAGTCACGCTCGCTTGCTTGTACCCCACGTCCCCACCACCCACCCATCAattcccggccggccggccggcgggtacCAGCACAGCAcgtcgcccgcccgcccgcccgtcgGTTTGCCTTTGCCTTTGCCTTTACCCCTGCCCCCGTTTTCCGGCCGGGGCGGCTGGCTCTGGCTGTACGCGCCCCCGTAGCCCGTGGTAgccacgccggccggccggcgctgcCTGCCCCCCAAGCAAGTTGCCACGGCCGCAGCCAAGGATTCTGTACGTGGATCTGGCTGGCTTGTTCAATTGCGTGATCAATACTGGAAGTCCGTACGGCCAAGATGCTAGAGCTAGAGGTAGGCCTTCAGCCTGGTCAGATTTGTGACGCCGGAgacgcacgccgccgcggacaaGGACTCTCCGTCATTCCTGCGGCGCTCGAGTTGAACCGGCGGCCGTGAGGCCGACTCCCCCGGCCACGACTTTTCACACGACGCGAGCAGCGCGCCGGAGACGGAGTCGCGCGCGTGCACGACGCCGCCCACCGGCAACGCTCGAGCCGGGGCAGGGCCTTCACGCCATTAACGTTGCAACCCTTTTTCCCTGTTCCTCAGGCCAGTTTCCGCGCGGAAGAGGCGCAGCGTTTTCGATCCGTTCGAAGGGAAACGGCCGGTTTCAGCGCGGACTTGGACTGAACGACTCCTCACGTCGGTTGCTGAGGCATCGACCCGTGGTGAGCTGCAGTGCAGGGCTGCCCCATGCCGGATGACCCGGCCCTGCCTCGCCTCTACGCTACGGATCTGCCAATAACTGAAAAAGTACTACGCTGGTTATTGGAAAAGATTTATTGGAGAACCGTTGGAGATTATCAAACCGATAAGTAGGTGCCTTCTATCTGCGATCGACACGAAGTTTTTTGAGCTCTAGGCACGGGGATGGACCGGGCACCGACGGACAGACATGGGTAAGCTCAGGCAGCGTTGGGTGGGGCTGTCCACCGGTCGCCGACCCGGCGACCCCAAGCTACAGAAAGCTGCCGGGGCTGGTCGACGGATGGAGTCCGAGCAACGGCAATCGCGGCGGCACTGAAATTGCCCGCGCGTCGCAGCGGCCTTCGCAGTTTTATGTGCAAACTGAAACTGAAAAATAGGCGTGTTCCATTGAGTACAGTTTTTTGCGTTAAAGTTCAATCAGATTTCTAATGCTAAGGGTTTTACATCACTCTCAGTCTCTCACAGGTCACGAGCGAGCGAAGTGAGAAGCCCCCGGTCATCGTAACTGGAGGCCAGGGCTCCGGTCCAAGTCGCCGGGTCAGTAGGTCTGACTCCGACTCCGACTCTGACCCCCAACATTTGACTGAAGCAAGCTCGATCAGTGAAAATTTAGACCACAAACATGAAATCCAATCGATTTATGATGCACCCAATCATGAGTTCAGTCAAAATTCAAGTACAACCAGCCACATATATAAGCACACTGTGAGCCTCGTTGGTCGTTGCACCAGTCGCGCACCTCAGTAAAGCTGCTTGAGAACTGGAAATCGCAGTGGTAGGGCGAGCAGCTGGACTGCAGATATgcttgggaggaggagaggTGGCTCGTCATCCAAGCCGCATGAACCCACAAGCGCCGGGGCGACCGTCACTGCTGGAAACGGGCAGGGGGCGCACGTTTCGCAGTTCATCACGCAGCTAGGTAGGCTGAACTGAACTCGTCTGCTTCGACTGTCACCATTTCCCGATGCTCAGTAAGAGGAAACTGGCTTGGTTCCTGCGTCCTTTTGGCAGATGAGCCTGTGACGAAGAGGCTGCATCGCCTGAATCAGAGGCTGAGGCTGCTTGAGCTGCAGATGGAGACACTGGAGGCTGACGTTGCAAAGGCGAGCGGTGATTCTGAAATCTTAGAAGGTTGCAGCTGAAATAACTGACTGCCTTAATCGACCCTGCGGGCGAGTTTAGATGATAGCGTCAGTGACCTCGCCTGCTTCACCATTTCCCGATGCTCAGTAAGAGGAAACTGGCTTGGTTCCTGCGTCCTTTTGGCAGATGAGCCTGTGACGAAGAGGCTGCATCGCCTGAATCAGAGGCTGAGGCTGCTTGAGCTGCAGATGGAGACACTGGAGGCTGACGTTGCAAAGGCGAGCGGTGATTCTGAAATCCTAGAAGGTTGCAGCTGAAATAACTGACTGCCTTAATCGACCCTGCGGGCGAGTTTAGATGATAGCGTCAGTGACCTCGCCTGCTGCACATAGGCGACTGAGGCCAGCACTATGGCAGGACCTTTTCACGTCCTTTTGGATGCTTCAATACTTCAGTTATAGTCAGGCGACCATTGTTGTTGAAATTGCAATTTTCACCTCTTCCTGGAGGGTTCAATTCTTCAGTTATACTTGGATGATCAATCacgacttcttttttttttgtgactaATCACGACTTCTTTGTGGAGACTACTGCTGACACAAATTGGTGAACTTCAATCACCAATAACCATGATTATATAACTCAAACAGCATCGTCAAGTTTACAACAATATATAAAATGGCGGGTCAGAAAAAGGGAATTAGGTATCTCCTTAATTCAAggtcatatatacaagaggcccttttcctttttcaatTCCCAGCACAAGCTAATCCTACATACATTTTTCGTCCTAGAAACAACTCTGCACAATGATTATACATGGCAGAAACTGCTCCTTGATCCAAACCGGAAGAAAAAGGTAACAACATGAGAAGAGTGTCGGCAGATTCAACTAGCTGAAGTATGCAGCCAGTTGACATGAGAAGAGCGTCCGCAGATTCAACTGGCTGAAACAACTCTGTGACATGAACTACCCCGAACAAAATTGTTACTCACAAGCTAGCTTTGTACCAAAGCTGCTAAGGCAGATGGCGAACGCCTGAAATGCTGAGAGTGGCTGGCGATAATCCATAGTGAAGATATCACTATCAACCTTCCCGAACTGCAGGAGAACGGTTTCCTCATCCCCAACGCTATTATCAGGATAGCCCAGATCAGCTGTAGCCACCAGCTGGAAATTCTTGACAGATGCAACTGTCACTTGCCCATGGAAGTTCAAGCACCAGCATTGCAAGTGCTCGTGCCACCGTGGGGCTTTGTTTCTGAGGACAGTGGTACCCGGTCGCCTTAGAGACTTCACCTTGAAGGAATTCTCCCAGGTCTCTTGAACCGATGGACACTCCATGGTGCAAAACATCCTCCTAGGCCCTCTGGATTTGAGAAGGTTGTATTTGTAGGAAACCTGTCCAACATCAAAATTCCCTGACGATACTTTAGGACTGATTCGCCTGCTTCCAAAATGCCGAATAGATCGCGTGCTTGACACCTTTGCACCGTCATAGGGTGGCTGGCTGTCATAAATTTTGAAGTTTGTTCCCCAAAAATCAGACCTGCAATGGGTGTAGCAGAAGTATAGTCATGTCGATAGGCCaaaagattacaacacaaacacaCGAGactgaaccaaaaaaaaaatctcttctCCATATTTCTACACCAAGAAATCAAATGTGGAGCAGAGTAATGCTGCAACATATAATCAGCAATAGTAAACTGCTTACTTAAAATTCATAGACTTTTGGGATGCAGAGTTCCAATGCACAAGATCAATACTCCGTCCGTCCTAGAATATAGCTAC containing:
- the LOC120664660 gene encoding tubby-like F-box protein 10 is translated as MAASLASGEVVRRDGVAEVGAGAGAEEEDRWARLLPELVAEVVRRVEASGGERWPARRDVVSCASVCRRWREAAATVVRPLPESGEITFPASLKQPGPKDFPIQCFIKRNKKNYTFYLYLGLRNNLTVATDKGKFLMAAKRFRRGAHIEYVISLDADDLSQGNKAYVGKLRSDFWGTNFKIYDSQPPYDGAKVSSTRSIRHFGSRRISPKVSSGNFDVGQVSYKYNLLKSRGPRRMFCTMECPSVQETWENSFKVKSLRRPGTTVLRNKAPRWHEHLQCWCLNFHGQVTVASVKNFQLVATADLGYPDNSVGDEETVLLQFGKVDSDIFTMDYRQPLSAFQAFAICLSSFGTKLACE